A stretch of Dyella sp. BiH032 DNA encodes these proteins:
- the prfB gene encoding peptide chain release factor 2 (programmed frameshift), whose product MIETNPILAKIADLKGRVESLRGYLDYATKRERLEEVSRELESPNVWDDPPRAQELGRERARLDTIVSGIDSLTAGLADSADLLEMAVADNDEATVQSIVADLDKLDAQVSKLEFQRMFSGKMDATNAFVDIQAGAGGTEAQDWAEMLLRMYLRWCESRGWKTELLEASGGDVAGIKSATFRVEGDYAYGWLKTEIGVHRLVRKSPFDSDNRRHTSFTSVFVSPEVDDDIDIEINPADLKTDVYRSSGAGGQHVNKTESAVRITHVPSGVVVACQTERSQHANRDRAMKMLKAKLYEIELQKRNAEKDALEATKSDIGWGSQIRNYVLDQSRIKDLRTGVERSDTQKVLDGDLDEFVEASLKAGLDAGAKRVDA is encoded by the exons AACCAATCCGATCCTTGCGAAGATCGCGGACCTCAAGGGCCGCGTCGAATCGCTTAGGGGGTATCTT GACTACGCCACCAAGCGTGAGCGTCTCGAAGAAGTAAGCCGGGAGCTGGAAAGCCCCAACGTCTGGGACGATCCGCCGCGGGCGCAGGAACTGGGCCGCGAACGCGCCCGCCTGGACACCATCGTCAGCGGCATCGACTCGCTGACCGCCGGCCTGGCCGATTCGGCCGATCTGCTGGAGATGGCCGTCGCCGACAACGACGAAGCCACCGTGCAATCCATCGTCGCCGACCTCGACAAGCTCGATGCGCAGGTGAGCAAGCTGGAATTCCAGCGCATGTTCTCCGGCAAGATGGACGCCACCAACGCCTTCGTGGACATCCAGGCCGGCGCCGGTGGCACCGAGGCGCAGGACTGGGCCGAGATGCTGCTGCGCATGTACCTGCGCTGGTGCGAGTCGCGCGGCTGGAAGACCGAGCTGCTCGAGGCCAGCGGCGGCGACGTGGCCGGCATCAAGTCCGCCACGTTCCGCGTGGAAGGCGACTACGCCTATGGCTGGCTGAAGACCGAGATCGGCGTGCACCGCCTGGTGCGCAAGAGCCCGTTCGATTCCGACAACCGCCGCCACACCAGCTTCACCTCGGTGTTCGTGTCGCCGGAAGTCGACGACGACATCGACATCGAGATCAATCCAGCGGACTTGAAGACCGACGTCTATCGCTCCTCCGGCGCGGGCGGCCAGCACGTCAACAAGACCGAGTCCGCGGTGCGTATCACCCACGTGCCTTCGGGCGTGGTGGTGGCTTGCCAGACCGAACGCAGCCAGCATGCCAACCGCGACCGCGCGATGAAGATGCTGAAGGCCAAGCTGTACGAGATCGAGCTGCAGAAGCGCAATGCCGAGAAGGACGCGCTGGAAGCGACCAAGTCCGACATCGGCTGGGGCAGCCAGATCCGCAACTACGTGCTCGACCAAAGCCGCATCAAGGACCTGCGCACCGGCGTCGAGCGCTCGGATACGCAGAAAGTGCTGGACGGCGACCTGGACGAATTCGTCGAGGCCAGCCTGAAAGCCGGCCTGGATGCTGGCGCCAAGCGCGTCGACGCGTAA